One Campylobacterota bacterium DNA window includes the following coding sequences:
- a CDS encoding 3'-5' exonuclease, with amino-acid sequence MFEALRRSWNLRGLKDDAYASLFEPYEGDEAVVFDTETTGLNPKKDEVLSIGAVKVKGDRILTSQSFEVFLKPSRAISAESIKIHHIRPCDLEHAVEPLEGVKKFLEFVGNRPLVGYYLEFDVSMMNRMIKPWLGVTLPNRQIEVSGLYFDKKIALIPQGNIDLRFDTILRDLNIPKMGQHNALNDAIMTAMVYIKLQHTIKLN; translated from the coding sequence ATGTTCGAGGCGTTGAGACGCTCATGGAACCTCCGGGGGCTCAAAGACGATGCGTATGCGTCGCTCTTCGAGCCCTACGAAGGGGATGAAGCGGTCGTTTTCGATACCGAAACGACCGGATTGAATCCGAAAAAAGACGAAGTTCTGAGTATCGGCGCGGTCAAAGTCAAAGGGGACAGAATTCTCACCTCGCAGAGTTTCGAGGTGTTTCTTAAACCGTCCCGCGCCATCAGTGCCGAAAGCATTAAAATCCATCATATAAGGCCGTGTGATCTTGAACACGCCGTCGAGCCGTTAGAGGGGGTGAAAAAGTTTTTAGAATTTGTGGGGAACCGCCCGCTGGTGGGCTATTACCTGGAGTTTGACGTCTCCATGATGAACCGTATGATCAAGCCGTGGCTGGGGGTAACGCTCCCCAACCGCCAGATCGAGGTGTCGGGGCTATATTTTGACAAGAAAATTGCCCTTATTCCGCAAGGAAATATTGATTTACGCTTTGATACAATCTTACGCGATTTAAACATCCCGAAGATGGGTCAACACAACGCATTGAACGATGCGATTATGACCGCTATGGTCTACATAAAATTACAACACACCATTAAATTAAACTAA
- a CDS encoding putative nucleotidyltransferase substrate binding domain-containing protein, whose translation MSLFDQKALLMSIHPFDLLTERMIEKLMTQMDIAYYPRETVLIAPRVRAESLYIIIKGIVNETIDGELQNVYGERDSFDANSLIYGNTQSTFIVAEDLICYSLPKESFLNLLQDAETFQNYFMQDFITKHQRLKERQHQNELTPFMVARVDEIYLHVPCIIGAQASIRNALSEMAGTNAKVILVDNEGVMGIVTDTNLREKVLLADKSVSDPIGDIATYGLITIERSDFLFNALLLFTKHGVKRLVVTEEGKIVGILEQLDLLSHFANHTHLIAASIERATSIDELQSIERSLMQVVRSLTSKGVRVRYVSKLVSELNAKVYRKVFEMVLPETMQRRCALVVMGSEGRGEQVLRTDQDNALIIADGEDEEAYRPFMERLNEYLIRLGFPKCAGNIMVSNPYWRRSVSGYKKQISSWTDTLNEETLQSLSIFLDAHCVAGDETLLTECKNFLFERFEGRSDILAHLAKASLAFETPLSLFSGFVLGRDAHESELDIKKGGVFAIVHGVRILALEHKIETTNTTERIKELNNIGLFDKRFASELIEAYDTLLSIRLRTMLSQKQVLKEQNYVNPKLLSKADRDLLKDAFKIVNTFKKFLTYHFHLGMVV comes from the coding sequence TTGAGTCTCTTTGACCAAAAAGCACTTTTAATGTCGATCCATCCGTTTGATCTGCTTACCGAGCGAATGATCGAAAAGCTGATGACCCAGATGGATATTGCCTACTATCCCAGGGAGACGGTACTGATCGCTCCGAGGGTGAGGGCCGAATCGCTTTACATTATCATCAAAGGCATCGTCAATGAAACCATCGACGGTGAACTCCAAAACGTCTACGGCGAACGTGACAGCTTCGATGCGAACTCCCTTATATACGGCAATACCCAAAGCACTTTCATCGTTGCCGAAGACCTGATCTGTTACTCCCTTCCCAAAGAATCCTTCCTCAACCTTCTCCAAGACGCCGAAACGTTCCAAAACTATTTCATGCAGGATTTCATCACCAAACATCAGCGTCTTAAAGAACGTCAGCACCAAAACGAGCTGACCCCGTTTATGGTGGCCCGTGTCGATGAAATCTACCTCCATGTCCCTTGCATTATCGGTGCGCAGGCCTCGATCCGAAACGCTCTCTCCGAGATGGCGGGGACAAACGCAAAAGTGATTCTGGTGGACAATGAGGGGGTAATGGGGATCGTCACCGACACGAACCTGCGCGAGAAAGTCCTTTTGGCCGACAAAAGCGTTTCCGATCCGATCGGCGACATCGCAACGTACGGTCTTATTACGATCGAGAGGAGCGACTTTTTGTTCAACGCGCTTCTGCTGTTCACAAAGCACGGGGTTAAACGCCTCGTCGTGACCGAAGAGGGAAAAATCGTCGGTATTCTCGAACAGCTCGATCTGCTGAGCCATTTTGCCAACCATACCCACCTCATTGCCGCCTCCATCGAGCGCGCCACTTCCATCGACGAGCTGCAAAGCATCGAACGCTCGCTTATGCAGGTGGTCAGGTCGCTCACTTCCAAAGGGGTGCGGGTCCGCTACGTCTCCAAGCTGGTGAGCGAACTCAACGCCAAGGTGTACCGCAAAGTGTTCGAAATGGTCCTTCCCGAGACGATGCAGCGCCGCTGCGCGCTCGTCGTAATGGGAAGCGAAGGGCGCGGCGAGCAGGTATTGCGCACCGATCAGGACAATGCCCTCATCATTGCCGACGGTGAAGACGAAGAAGCGTACCGTCCTTTCATGGAGCGGCTCAACGAGTACCTGATCCGGCTCGGGTTTCCCAAATGCGCCGGCAACATCATGGTCAGCAACCCTTACTGGCGCCGAAGTGTTTCGGGCTATAAAAAACAGATTTCCTCATGGACCGATACGCTCAACGAAGAGACGCTCCAGTCGCTTTCCATTTTTCTTGACGCCCATTGTGTGGCGGGTGATGAGACGCTTTTAACCGAGTGCAAAAATTTTCTCTTCGAGCGTTTCGAGGGTCGCAGCGATATTCTGGCCCATCTGGCGAAGGCATCGCTGGCGTTCGAGACCCCGCTGTCGCTGTTTTCGGGCTTCGTCCTGGGACGCGACGCGCATGAGAGCGAACTCGACATCAAAAAAGGAGGGGTGTTCGCGATCGTCCACGGTGTGCGGATCCTAGCCCTTGAGCACAAGATCGAGACGACCAATACGACCGAACGGATCAAGGAACTCAATAACATCGGATTGTTCGACAAGCGGTTCGCGAGTGAACTGATCGAAGCCTACGATACGCTGCTCTCGATCCGGCTGCGGACGATGCTCTCTCAAAAGCAGGTACTCAAGGAACAAAATTACGTCAATCCCAAACTGCTCAGCAAAGCCGACCGGGATCTGCTCAAAGACGCATTCAAAATCGTTAACACGTTCAAAAAATTCCTGACCTACCACTTCCATCTGGGGATGGTAGTGTAA
- a CDS encoding cation acetate symporter, which yields MKTLLLTLLAAGYAFAGDALGGEVEKQALNMSAIIMFLIFVGATLGITYWAAKRTKTAKDFYTAGGGITGFQNGMAIAGDYMSAASFLGISALVYAKGYDGLIYSIGFLVGWPIILFMIAEQLRNLGKYTFADVASYRLQQTPIRTLAAFGSIVTVILYLIAQMVGAGKLIQLLFGLDYEVAVILVGVLMILYVTFGGMLATTWVQIIKAFLLLSGATFMAVAVMAHYNFNFESLFATAVEMKGTTDIMAPGGLVSDPISAISLGIALMFGTAGLPHILMRFFTVADAKEARKSVFYATGFIGYFYILTFIIGFGAIVMVFQNPQYLDVAKQAIDGGAPILGGDNMAAIHLSHAVGGDFFLGFISAVAFATILAVVSGLTLAGASAISHDLYASVLRAGRADGLMEMKVSKISTVALGIVAIFLGIAFESQNIAFMVGLAFAIAASANFPILFLSMFWSKLTTRGALIGGSLGLATAAVLVILGPTVWVDVLGNAEAIFPYKYPALFSVTAAFVGIWFFSITDKSDTAKKEYEAFEAQNIRCQTGIGAEGAVEH from the coding sequence ATGAAAACGTTGTTACTGACCCTTCTTGCCGCAGGGTATGCCTTTGCGGGCGACGCTCTGGGCGGCGAAGTGGAAAAACAGGCGCTGAACATGTCGGCGATCATTATGTTCTTGATCTTTGTCGGTGCTACATTGGGTATCACCTATTGGGCCGCAAAACGGACCAAAACGGCGAAAGATTTCTATACCGCCGGCGGCGGGATCACCGGATTTCAAAACGGTATGGCGATCGCGGGCGACTATATGTCGGCGGCATCGTTCCTGGGGATTTCGGCACTCGTTTATGCCAAAGGGTATGACGGTCTGATCTACTCTATCGGGTTCCTTGTCGGGTGGCCGATCATTCTGTTCATGATCGCCGAGCAGCTTCGCAACCTCGGTAAGTACACGTTCGCGGACGTTGCGTCGTATCGTCTGCAGCAGACGCCTATTCGTACTTTGGCGGCTTTCGGTTCGATCGTGACGGTTATCCTTTATCTGATCGCGCAGATGGTCGGTGCGGGTAAACTGATCCAGCTTCTGTTCGGTCTGGATTACGAAGTTGCGGTTATTCTCGTCGGCGTCCTGATGATCCTCTACGTTACGTTCGGCGGTATGCTGGCGACGACATGGGTACAGATCATTAAAGCGTTCCTCCTTCTTTCAGGTGCGACGTTCATGGCGGTTGCCGTTATGGCCCACTACAACTTCAACTTCGAATCGCTGTTCGCGACTGCGGTTGAGATGAAAGGGACAACAGACATTATGGCTCCGGGCGGGCTCGTTTCCGATCCGATTTCGGCCATTTCTTTGGGTATCGCTCTTATGTTCGGTACGGCGGGTCTTCCGCACATCCTGATGCGTTTCTTCACCGTTGCCGATGCCAAAGAAGCTCGCAAATCGGTGTTCTACGCGACGGGATTCATCGGGTATTTCTATATCCTGACGTTCATTATCGGTTTCGGTGCGATCGTCATGGTTTTCCAGAACCCGCAGTATCTTGACGTGGCAAAACAGGCGATCGACGGCGGTGCTCCGATCCTCGGCGGCGACAACATGGCGGCGATCCACCTTTCACATGCGGTTGGCGGAGACTTCTTCCTCGGGTTCATCTCGGCGGTAGCGTTCGCTACGATCCTTGCGGTCGTATCGGGTCTGACGCTTGCAGGTGCCTCGGCGATCTCACACGACCTTTATGCTTCGGTTCTGCGTGCAGGACGTGCGGATGGGCTTATGGAGATGAAAGTTTCTAAAATCTCTACCGTTGCGTTGGGGATTGTTGCGATTTTCCTGGGAATCGCGTTTGAGAGCCAGAACATCGCGTTCATGGTCGGTCTTGCCTTCGCTATTGCGGCGAGTGCGAACTTCCCGATCCTGTTCCTCTCCATGTTCTGGTCGAAACTCACCACTCGCGGTGCACTGATCGGCGGATCGCTCGGTTTGGCTACGGCTGCGGTTCTGGTGATCCTCGGGCCGACCGTATGGGTGGACGTACTGGGTAACGCGGAAGCGATCTTCCCGTACAAATATCCGGCTCTGTTCTCGGTCACGGCGGCGTTCGTCGGTATCTGGTTCTTCTCGATCACCGACAAGAGCGATACGGCCAAAAAAGAGTACGAAGCGTTCGAAGCGCAAAACATCCGCTGCCAGACCGGTATCGGTGCTGAGGGTGCCGTTGAGCACTAA
- a CDS encoding DUF485 domain-containing protein — MKQELVDQIKNDPDYLRLVSERGRFAWILTIAMLVIYFGFVLVIAFDPKLLGAPLSAGSVTTVGIPVGIGVILSAFILTGIYVKRANGEFDEATNRIKAKVKGE, encoded by the coding sequence ATGAAACAAGAACTGGTAGATCAGATCAAAAATGATCCTGATTATCTCCGTTTGGTAAGCGAACGGGGGCGTTTTGCCTGGATACTGACCATCGCGATGCTCGTCATCTATTTCGGGTTTGTCCTGGTGATCGCGTTTGATCCGAAACTTTTGGGGGCTCCGCTTTCTGCAGGTTCGGTTACCACGGTCGGTATCCCGGTCGGGATCGGGGTTATCCTCAGCGCATTCATTTTGACGGGTATCTACGTCAAACGTGCCAACGGCGAGTTCGACGAAGCGACGAACCGCATCAAAGCGAAAGTAAAGGGAGAATGA
- a CDS encoding OprD family outer membrane porin, protein MRGTVSLSLLASALVVNAMAADDLAGMFKEGKASGQLRAFYIDRDYDGYSNATSVHRNATAVGGYLKYETGAWNGVSLGAAFYTSNGLFLKDKTTSSGADNPEVDPTLLGKSNDSVTYLGEAYLQYKNGNTTFKGGRQKLDTPLAGSDDARMLPNLFEAYVLTNTDLKDTTLIAAHVTKFAQGTFGRAYNGAGGVPDKVLSGTSGYSLVDTKNYVGEFVDMGTYAIGDNTGGVSVLAAVYTGIKGLKLQLWDYYAHDILNAVYTEANYGWSYASGISPYVGVQWINERDVGSNNASPALELNKIESDFVAAKVGAKIGNCDVSVAVSHNTKDDASAINGGTVSPWGGMPAYTQGMVTRHQFMAGTDAWKVAASYDWKDYGVNLNTGVFYVEYDMDPLNGYSDAVSADKATEAGFDIIYNPQVVKNLQLRLRGNFPRGYKETTAGNMGWDEYRVIANYNF, encoded by the coding sequence ATGAGAGGTACAGTATCTCTGTCGCTTTTGGCGTCGGCGCTGGTCGTCAACGCTATGGCTGCCGATGATTTGGCGGGTATGTTTAAAGAAGGGAAAGCAAGCGGTCAGCTGCGTGCTTTCTACATCGACCGTGATTACGACGGATACAGCAATGCCACGTCGGTCCACCGTAATGCGACCGCAGTCGGCGGATACCTGAAATACGAGACGGGTGCATGGAACGGTGTGAGTCTGGGTGCGGCGTTTTATACGTCGAACGGTTTGTTTTTGAAAGACAAAACCACCTCCAGCGGTGCCGACAATCCTGAAGTCGATCCGACATTGCTGGGTAAAAGCAACGATTCGGTGACCTATCTGGGCGAAGCGTATCTGCAATACAAAAACGGTAATACGACATTTAAGGGCGGACGCCAGAAACTCGATACGCCGCTTGCGGGCAGCGACGATGCTCGGATGCTTCCCAACCTGTTTGAAGCGTATGTTCTGACGAATACGGACCTCAAAGACACGACGCTGATTGCGGCACATGTGACAAAATTCGCACAGGGGACTTTCGGCCGCGCTTACAACGGTGCAGGCGGCGTACCGGATAAAGTACTCAGCGGAACGTCGGGATATTCCCTCGTCGATACGAAAAACTATGTCGGGGAATTCGTCGACATGGGTACGTATGCGATCGGCGACAATACCGGGGGCGTGAGCGTTTTGGCCGCTGTTTACACAGGGATCAAAGGACTCAAGCTTCAATTGTGGGATTACTATGCGCATGACATCCTCAATGCCGTTTATACGGAAGCCAACTACGGCTGGTCGTATGCAAGCGGTATTTCACCGTATGTCGGGGTGCAGTGGATCAACGAACGCGATGTGGGATCGAACAACGCATCGCCGGCTTTGGAACTCAACAAAATCGAAAGCGATTTCGTAGCGGCGAAAGTCGGAGCAAAAATCGGAAACTGCGATGTTTCGGTCGCCGTTTCACACAATACCAAAGATGATGCTTCCGCGATCAACGGCGGAACGGTCTCTCCGTGGGGCGGAATGCCGGCGTATACCCAGGGTATGGTAACGCGTCACCAGTTTATGGCCGGCACCGATGCCTGGAAAGTTGCGGCGTCGTACGACTGGAAAGATTACGGCGTCAATCTTAATACGGGCGTTTTCTATGTCGAATATGACATGGATCCGCTCAACGGGTATTCGGACGCCGTATCGGCGGATAAAGCGACCGAAGCAGGATTTGATATCATTTACAACCCTCAGGTCGTTAAAAACCTTCAGCTGCGCCTGCGCGGCAATTTCCCGCGCGGCTACAAAGAGACAACCGCCGGAAACATGGGTTGGGACGAATACCGCGTTATCGCGAACTACAACTTTTAA
- a CDS encoding response regulator transcription factor — MKILLLEDEAMLSEAINEYLASLGHRVSLFDDGTDALERLRSETFDLLVLDINVPGINGLELLEQLHALKIRTPAIYISALVDIEGISRAYDLGCYDYLKKPFHLKELSLRIDKVMQSCAIPQSHLKLSKSYSYDAATSTLMCENVTQPLTKRQLQIIDLLARNRGRIVDFDQFRAYIWDEEYVDNATIRAEVSRLKKSLKEDFIQNIRSLGYMIDIPRS, encoded by the coding sequence TTGAAAATACTTCTGCTTGAAGACGAGGCGATGCTCAGCGAAGCGATCAACGAGTATTTGGCCTCTCTGGGACATCGAGTCAGCCTGTTTGACGACGGCACCGATGCCCTGGAGAGGCTCAGAAGCGAAACGTTTGATCTTCTGGTGTTGGACATCAACGTTCCGGGGATCAACGGGCTGGAACTGCTCGAACAGCTTCACGCCCTCAAAATACGGACACCCGCGATCTACATCAGCGCGCTGGTGGATATCGAAGGGATCAGCCGCGCCTACGACCTGGGGTGCTACGACTATCTGAAAAAACCGTTTCATCTCAAAGAGCTTTCGCTCCGAATCGACAAGGTGATGCAAAGCTGCGCCATTCCGCAAAGCCATCTCAAACTCTCCAAAAGCTACAGTTACGATGCCGCGACGTCAACTTTAATGTGTGAAAACGTAACACAACCGTTGACGAAACGGCAGCTTCAGATTATCGATCTTTTGGCCAGAAATCGGGGTCGTATCGTCGATTTCGACCAGTTTCGCGCCTATATATGGGATGAAGAGTACGTCGACAATGCTACGATCCGTGCGGAAGTAAGCCGTCTCAAAAAATCTCTCAAAGAGGATTTCATCCAGAATATCCGCTCTTTGGGTTACATGATCGACATTCCCCGCTCATAA
- a CDS encoding ATP-binding protein, whose product MESWLQRRLARLSLRELHFYTIVFILLFTVIFASLLIYDEYRQFALASDTTLFGIRGDSHALKGRLIKIIVEISTLALILFSFIFGISKIVNTMIARDMERFMKFFEAVHTGAKPISGDELYFSEFKRMSGYANEMASTIQEQKETLRTLNADLEERVKRKTAALQLKNEALEAEQKFSQELLESHKQFIRYAVHETHTPLSVIMANIELFSMNEGRNRYLAKIEAAVKNIFSIYDDLSYLVKKDQIDYPKKPIELGEYVEKRLEFFDEVAQFSNHSFSYRRPEPESWIHFNETKLQRVIDNNITNAIRYSKSGEPIEVGIACDGLSCRFWVQSRSQKIHDAQKIFEAYYRERKKSDGFGLGLSLVKSICDEDGVEIRIGFEDDKTRFEYRFNKEAAIENTSA is encoded by the coding sequence TTGGAATCCTGGCTGCAGCGTCGTTTGGCCCGTTTGTCACTGCGTGAACTCCACTTCTATACCATTGTCTTCATTCTCCTTTTTACCGTTATTTTCGCTTCGTTGCTCATCTATGACGAGTATCGCCAGTTTGCTTTGGCTTCCGACACGACGCTGTTCGGTATCCGGGGCGATTCCCATGCGCTCAAGGGGCGGCTGATCAAAATCATCGTCGAGATCTCGACACTGGCGCTGATCCTGTTCAGTTTCATCTTCGGGATTTCCAAAATCGTCAATACGATGATCGCACGCGACATGGAGCGCTTTATGAAGTTTTTCGAAGCGGTTCATACCGGTGCAAAGCCGATTTCCGGGGATGAACTGTATTTCAGCGAATTCAAGCGGATGTCGGGGTACGCCAACGAGATGGCGTCGACCATCCAGGAACAAAAAGAGACGCTCCGGACTCTCAACGCCGATCTCGAAGAGCGGGTCAAACGGAAAACGGCCGCGCTGCAGCTCAAAAACGAGGCGCTCGAAGCCGAGCAGAAGTTTTCGCAGGAGCTGCTCGAATCGCACAAGCAGTTTATCCGCTACGCCGTTCACGAAACGCATACTCCCCTTTCGGTCATCATGGCCAACATTGAACTCTTCTCGATGAACGAAGGGCGGAACCGTTACCTGGCGAAGATCGAAGCGGCGGTCAAAAACATCTTCAGCATTTACGACGACCTGAGCTACCTGGTGAAAAAAGATCAGATCGACTATCCCAAAAAACCCATCGAGTTAGGCGAATACGTCGAAAAACGGCTTGAGTTTTTCGATGAGGTGGCCCAGTTTTCAAATCATTCTTTTAGCTACAGACGTCCCGAACCCGAGTCATGGATCCATTTTAACGAGACGAAACTCCAGCGGGTGATCGACAACAACATCACCAACGCGATCCGCTACAGCAAAAGCGGCGAACCGATCGAAGTGGGCATCGCGTGCGACGGTTTGTCGTGCCGTTTTTGGGTACAGAGCCGTTCGCAAAAAATTCATGACGCCCAAAAGATTTTCGAGGCATACTATCGCGAACGAAAAAAAAGCGACGGGTTCGGTCTGGGGCTGAGCCTGGTCAAATCGATCTGCGACGAGGACGGGGTCGAAATCCGGATCGGTTTCGAAGACGATAAGACCCGTTTTGAATACCGTTTTAACAAAGAGGCTGCGATTGAAAATACTTCTGCTTGA
- a CDS encoding peptidylprolyl isomerase, with amino-acid sequence MFGRKELKNYNATPEELASYAWAKMTTNKGVMWLKLYNDETPNTVANFAALVNDGFYNGLNFHRVIPGFMAQGGCPHGTGTGGPGWAIPCETALNKHRHVKGALSMAHAGPNTGGSQFFICFVNCPHLDGVHTVFGGIEADDAESMAVLDSIQMRDTIESVEILAARG; translated from the coding sequence ATGTTCGGACGCAAAGAACTCAAAAACTACAACGCTACTCCCGAAGAGCTCGCAAGCTACGCATGGGCCAAAATGACAACCAACAAAGGGGTTATGTGGCTCAAACTCTACAATGACGAAACCCCCAATACCGTCGCCAACTTCGCCGCACTCGTAAATGACGGGTTTTACAACGGTCTCAACTTCCACCGCGTCATCCCCGGTTTCATGGCTCAGGGCGGATGCCCCCACGGTACGGGAACGGGCGGCCCGGGATGGGCCATTCCGTGCGAAACGGCCCTTAACAAACACCGCCACGTCAAAGGTGCCCTCTCCATGGCGCACGCCGGTCCAAACACCGGCGGAAGCCAGTTTTTCATCTGCTTCGTCAACTGCCCGCATCTGGACGGCGTACACACCGTTTTCGGCGGAATCGAAGCCGACGACGCCGAATCGATGGCGGTACTGGACAGTATCCAGATGCGCGACACCATCGAATCGGTTGAAATTCTCGCCGCACGCGGCTAA
- a CDS encoding epoxyqueuosine reductase QueH gives MLVHICCSVDSHFFIEKLQQEFPDEKLVGFFYDPNIHPYSEYRLRLLDVERSCKKLGIELIEGPYDFENWMDAVRGLENEPEKGARCEVCFDKRFEVSAHKALELGEKTMTTTLLVSPKKSQEQLIRSGAAFEASHGVRFVAFDYRKNNGTADQGRVSREQQLYRQDYCGCLFGLSMQRDQQQRLMDEMFSPLTRQVLPASIEERLAMYARRMELEASGIPYRIVKERFLNYRLLRASLRIGGEVVPSHPLFYSTISRTTTEGKIDFEMNGQYFLNREEVRFITLDTFNALTSSGYANTQRLMFDAPPVETEISLRTLLLGSPYDTSALIVVDSIPTAKVSLWLETKTYTDTREKLIINN, from the coding sequence ATGCTCGTCCATATCTGCTGCAGCGTCGATTCCCACTTCTTTATCGAGAAACTGCAGCAGGAATTCCCCGACGAAAAACTCGTCGGGTTCTTCTATGACCCCAATATCCATCCCTACAGTGAATACCGCCTCCGTCTCCTCGATGTCGAGCGCAGCTGTAAAAAACTGGGCATTGAGCTGATCGAAGGACCCTACGATTTCGAGAACTGGATGGACGCCGTACGCGGCCTGGAAAACGAACCCGAGAAAGGGGCGCGATGCGAGGTATGCTTTGATAAACGGTTCGAAGTGAGCGCGCACAAAGCGCTCGAATTGGGAGAAAAGACGATGACGACCACTCTCCTCGTCAGCCCCAAAAAATCCCAGGAGCAGCTCATCCGAAGCGGTGCAGCCTTCGAAGCGTCCCACGGCGTCCGCTTCGTCGCGTTCGATTACCGCAAAAACAACGGCACCGCCGACCAGGGACGGGTCAGCCGCGAACAGCAGCTCTATCGCCAGGATTACTGCGGCTGCCTTTTCGGACTCTCCATGCAACGGGATCAGCAGCAGCGGCTCATGGACGAGATGTTCTCTCCCCTCACCCGCCAGGTTCTCCCCGCATCGATCGAAGAACGCCTTGCAATGTACGCCCGCCGGATGGAACTCGAAGCTTCCGGCATCCCCTACCGGATCGTCAAAGAGCGGTTTCTCAACTACCGTCTCCTTCGTGCATCGCTGCGGATCGGGGGAGAGGTCGTCCCCTCCCATCCCCTGTTTTATTCGACCATCAGCCGCACGACGACCGAGGGTAAAATCGACTTCGAAATGAACGGGCAGTATTTCCTCAACCGCGAAGAGGTACGCTTTATCACCCTCGACACCTTCAATGCTCTTACGTCATCCGGCTACGCAAACACGCAACGGCTTATGTTCGACGCACCGCCGGTCGAAACCGAAATTTCGCTGCGCACGCTCCTGCTCGGAAGTCCTTACGATACGTCCGCCCTGATCGTCGTCGATTCGATCCCGACCGCCAAAGTCTCCCTTTGGCTCGAAACAAAGACATATACGGACACGCGGGAAAAACTCATAATCAATAATTAA
- the fabZ gene encoding 3-hydroxyacyl-ACP dehydratase FabZ: MIDVVQIQKILPHRFPFLLVDRVTDLTPNETLVGYKNVTIGEQIFEGHFPGHPIYPGVMILEGMAQAGGILAFQSMDMTEEEAAQKVVYFMSIDGAKFRSPVRPGDRLEYRMSVVKHKGSIWVLKGEAYVDDTLVSEAELKAMIVDK, translated from the coding sequence ATGATAGATGTCGTCCAGATTCAAAAAATTTTGCCCCACCGGTTCCCCTTCCTCCTCGTCGACCGCGTCACCGACCTGACCCCCAACGAAACTCTCGTCGGCTACAAAAACGTCACCATCGGCGAACAGATTTTCGAAGGACACTTTCCGGGCCACCCGATCTATCCGGGCGTCATGATTCTCGAAGGCATGGCTCAGGCCGGCGGTATCCTCGCATTCCAGAGCATGGACATGACCGAAGAGGAAGCGGCACAGAAAGTCGTCTACTTCATGAGTATCGACGGAGCCAAATTCCGTTCCCCCGTCCGCCCGGGTGACCGTCTCGAATACCGCATGAGCGTTGTCAAGCACAAAGGTTCGATCTGGGTTCTCAAAGGAGAAGCCTACGTTGACGACACTCTCGTCTCCGAAGCCGAACTCAAAGCCATGATCGTAGACAAGTAG
- the lpxA gene encoding acyl-ACP--UDP-N-acetylglucosamine O-acyltransferase, producing the protein MSLISPHAIIEEGAQIGPDVEIGAFCFISGKAKIGRGTRIAQGACIYGNTTIGEYNEIFSHAVLGSIPQDLKYAGEEVELIIGDRNKIREFTLFNPGTAGGGGKTVVGNDNLFMGYVHLGHDVIIGNHCILANAATLAGHVEMGNYAVIGGMTPVHQFVKIGDYAMIAGASALSQDVPPYCLAEGNRAVLRGLNLNGLRRHIEREHIDALRAAYRELFESGKPLQEVAAALAESTSSEYVKNMCAFIINTKRGIPFERKES; encoded by the coding sequence ATGAGTCTGATTTCTCCACACGCCATCATCGAAGAGGGAGCCCAGATCGGTCCTGACGTCGAAATCGGCGCTTTTTGCTTCATCTCGGGCAAAGCCAAAATCGGCAGAGGGACCCGCATTGCGCAGGGTGCGTGCATCTACGGCAACACCACGATCGGTGAATACAACGAAATTTTCTCCCACGCGGTTCTGGGGTCCATTCCACAGGATCTCAAATACGCGGGCGAAGAGGTCGAACTCATCATCGGCGACCGCAACAAAATCCGGGAGTTCACCCTTTTTAACCCCGGCACCGCCGGAGGGGGCGGGAAAACCGTCGTCGGGAACGACAACCTTTTCATGGGATACGTCCACTTGGGGCACGACGTCATCATCGGCAATCACTGCATCCTCGCCAACGCCGCGACGCTCGCCGGACACGTCGAAATGGGGAATTACGCCGTCATCGGTGGAATGACCCCCGTCCACCAGTTCGTCAAAATCGGCGATTATGCCATGATCGCGGGAGCCTCGGCCCTCTCGCAGGATGTCCCTCCCTATTGTCTGGCGGAAGGGAACCGCGCCGTTTTGCGCGGGTTGAATCTCAACGGCCTTCGCCGGCACATCGAGCGCGAGCACATCGACGCGCTGCGTGCGGCCTACCGCGAGCTGTTCGAATCGGGCAAACCGCTCCAGGAAGTCGCCGCGGCACTCGCCGAAAGCACCTCCAGCGAGTACGTCAAAAACATGTGCGCGTTTATCATCAACACCAAACGGGGTATCCCGTTTGAAAGGAAAGAGTCATGA